The Armatimonadota bacterium genome includes the window GGAAGCATGATTTTCGGCTTCATTGACGCATACAATTCCATTCCATCTTGGGTAAACAGGATTGTCTTCTTGGATGCAAACTATAGCTACTCCGACGACGAACGCCATGGCGACAAACTTTTCGCCTGGCTTCAAGCAAATCCTGGCACCAGTCTAGTAGTAATTGCCTACGACGACCGGCGGATAAGATTCAACGGCAAACTTGTTGTGGGACCTACAGGCGGCACATTTCGTGCATCACATCGAATGCTGGGCTACTTTGAGAAGCTAGTTTCCTTCCGAAGGTTATCGCTAGGCGACTTTGATATATATAGTGCTTTTGTGCCTCGCACTAGTGTGCCCGCTAAACAAAATAGCAACGCATCTTGCATCAGCTTTCTAATCAACCGCAATCCCTTGAATAAGATTCTGCATACAGCGCTAGTTGGCGAGATGAATGGCTATTTGGAAGCACTGACTATAGGCACAATGCTTGAGGAAAAGTGGGGCAAATTCGGCGGCCAACGTGCCTATGTTAAGTGGATTCAACCAACGGCATCAACAAACATACCAAGACGTCCTAGGCATGCCGCAGACGGCACTTCAGTAATGAAAAAAGTTGGCAACACCTCGCTGTCAAATCGAGAAAAGATTATCCTAAAAGAACTCAAGAGCGGCAATATGCCTGAATTTCTAAGGCAATTCAAAACCATTTCTTTTAAGGCAAGGGATGCAAATGGCAAAGAACACTCAATTTGCTTCTACACCATGCCTGACTACTTGGCGGTAGGATCTAATAAAAACTTTGCGCGAGTGCCATTAACGCCAATGTCTGCTCAAGCGATTGCAGACTTTTTTAAATGCTCGCTACCGACTCGCAAGATGGTGGACGAGATTTACCGGCAAGCCGAAGTAAAGCTGGAACCCAAACCGCTTACCGAAAAACGCGAGGCTGTCGAAACCTTTATAAAGCACAACTCAATCATCGAGGAACAACACGAAGGAAAGCCGTTCGGAGCACTCGTTGCGGGCATAAAGAAAGACGTAGTAATCACAAACCTCCCCGAGGGTCGCTTAGACCACGTTGCAATTTACGGTTGGCACAGGCTTGATGGCACACCAATCCAACCGCTATCTACGGTGCATGTTAATTGGTACGTGGATTACAGCCATGGGATTCGCTTGGTTAAACGGACGGTCATCGTAGACGGTAAGCCCTGTGACATCCGCAATGTGCTTCAAGACCCGATTCTCTGTTCATTATTAAGCGACGAAGGACCGATTACAAGACCGTTTTACAGCGCCCAAATTCATTCAAACGTCGAGAAAAGCAAATGATTATCCCCCTATTAAGATAGTACACCCACAAAGCTTTGAAGTTTTCGGTGATAAAACCACCCACTGCAGTTAAGCTCCCTTATACCTCGCTAACCTCAACCACACAACCCGTCTCCAGAGACCTAATCGCAGCATGAATAACCCTTTGGGCGGCTAGTCCGTCGGCGCCAGAACCATCAATATCATCAGGCGATGCTCCCTCAGAAACCTGGTGTAAAAACCGGTGAATACGGTCCCTGAAAGTATCGTTAAAATCTCGGTATCCGCCAAAAATTGGGTTTGTATAGACTTGCTTGATAAGGTCACCAGCGGGATAGAGCGTAACCTCCCGCCACATATCTTCCAGAACAAAACGGCCCTTTACGCCGGCAACTTCACACCGCTCCATCGGGTGGCCTCGAGCAATATCGTAGCTGCTCGTTAGGTGGCCAACTGCGCCGTTTTCGAACTGCATATTAATCGAAGCTGTTGACCAAATTTTCCTGCCGGGGGCTTTCATTGCAAAGCACTGCACGCGAACAATCTCACCACAATAGTAACGCATCATATCAACCGAATGCGGATTTAATGCTTTTATGTGGAAATAAGGCGAATCAAACTCTCCCTGTCTACCAATCCACAGCGCCATGTTAATAAAAAGGAGATCCCCAAGAAGGCCCTCATCTATCCACTGCTTTGCAAGGCGAGCGGCTGGCGTGAAGCGGTGGTTGAAGTTGATGCCAAAGCAAAGATTCAGCTCCTTCGCAGTGCGAACCATTTCTTCTGCTCTTGCTAAATCATTGCAAATTGGCTTCTCGCAGAGTATATGACTGCCCGACTTCAGAGCAAGCATCGCAGGTTCATAATGGTCGCTGCAGTACTCGTATCCGCCTGTTGTTATGCTGCACACATCCGGTCGGCATGCGTCAAGCATTTCCTGGTCATCGGTGTACCATGGAACGCCCAGACGTTCACCTGCCGCCTTCGCTCGTTCGGGGATAATGTCACAGACGCCCACTAGTTCGGCAAGTTCATCGCTTTTATATATGTCGGCATGGAGGTTTCCAATCGGCCCCATGCCAATGGTACAGACGCGCAACATTAGCCTTATGCCCCATTAAGAATTTGCAATTTCCTGTAGAGTTTTGGCTATAATTCCTGCCAACCAAGGAAATTACAGTTTTTCTTGACCCCTTTGCCGCTGAAGCTCCCTAGCCTGAAGCGCCTCAGCTGCTTTGGGTGAACCTATGTACAAGGTATTGTAAGCCTCCTCGCTGGATTTAAACGGCGCTCCGTGTCCATGCCAATTCAAGTTCGTGAAGATTGGATTCCTTCTGCCTGTCTCCTGCTCTCGCTTTTTAATCCATTCCTGCATTCGCGCCTCAAGCATTCGCACAATTTCTGGCTCTTCTTCAGCAATGTTAAAGTTTTCTTCAGGATCCTTGACTAGGTTATACAGCTCAACCTCTGGCTTGAAGTGAAAATCGGGCTCAAGGGCATGGATTAGCTTCCATTCTGGTGTGCGCCATCCATGTTTTCTCATCCATGTAGCCTCTGTGATATAAAACTCGGGCTCTTGTTCGCGAGGTTTGCCCTCAAAAAGCGGAGTTAGACTCCTTCCGTCAAAATTAATATCGGTTTCTATTTCCAACAAATCTAAAATCGTAGGAGCGATATCCTTCATTTGAACATAATCAGAAAAGCGCTTTCCAGCTGGAACTTTGCGAGGGAAAACGAACACCAGCGGAATGTGCAACGTGCAGTCGTAAAGTCCATGGTGGTCAAACCAGCACTCATGGTCGTACAGAGTTTCGCCGTGGTCTGCGTCTATTACAACAAGTGTATTTTCCTTTATCCCCAGGTGCTCAATCGTAGCAAATATGTTCGCAATGCAGGCATCCATATAAGCAATTGCGCCGTCATACTGAGCAATGATGTAGTCTTTATCTGTACATCCCGGAGGAAACCAGCTTGCAAAAAAGTCGCAGAACGGCTTGAACTTCATTACTGGCTCAAGGGATTTATTGTTTGGGTCACATTCGTTTCCGTCGTAGAATATTCTTTCGAAAGGGCGAGGCGGCAAATATGGAGCGTGAGGGTCCATGTGCCTCAAGAAAAGAAAGAAAGGCTTATCTTCTGCCGCAAGACGTTTGAGTTCGGGAATGGCGACATTGTTTAAGTTCTCTGCTTTGTGGCTTCTTCCTTCCTCCCAGGAACCCCAGCCAGGGAAATCCAAATACTTCTGGAACCCTCTAGATGCAGGATTACCGCTAAATCCTACACAAGTTGTGTTGTATCCATTCTCCCCCAGAATCTCAGCCAACGTTTTCAGATGGTTGCCAAGACCCCCTTGATGCCTCAAAGCTACAACGTCAGTACCGAATACATCCATGCCAGTAAACATTGAGGCATATCCTGGCGTTGTCGGGATGTGCGGACTGTAACACTTCTCAAAAACAGCGCCGCCTGCCGCAAACTTATCTATATGCGGAGTTGTTAGCCTAGGATAGCCATACAAACTCATATTATCTGCGCGCAAGCTGTCAATTCCAAATAGAATAAGATTTGGTTTTTTCATGTTTTCTCCTCAACCTACAAG containing:
- a CDS encoding Gfo/Idh/MocA family oxidoreductase, yielding MLRVCTIGMGPIGNLHADIYKSDELAELVGVCDIIPERAKAAGERLGVPWYTDDQEMLDACRPDVCSITTGGYEYCSDHYEPAMLALKSGSHILCEKPICNDLARAEEMVRTAKELNLCFGINFNHRFTPAARLAKQWIDEGLLGDLLFINMALWIGRQGEFDSPYFHIKALNPHSVDMMRYYCGEIVRVQCFAMKAPGRKIWSTASINMQFENGAVGHLTSSYDIARGHPMERCEVAGVKGRFVLEDMWREVTLYPAGDLIKQVYTNPIFGGYRDFNDTFRDRIHRFLHQVSEGASPDDIDGSGADGLAAQRVIHAAIRSLETGCVVEVSEV
- a CDS encoding sulfatase-like hydrolase/transferase; protein product: MKKPNLILFGIDSLRADNMSLYGYPRLTTPHIDKFAAGGAVFEKCYSPHIPTTPGYASMFTGMDVFGTDVVALRHQGGLGNHLKTLAEILGENGYNTTCVGFSGNPASRGFQKYLDFPGWGSWEEGRSHKAENLNNVAIPELKRLAAEDKPFFLFLRHMDPHAPYLPPRPFERIFYDGNECDPNNKSLEPVMKFKPFCDFFASWFPPGCTDKDYIIAQYDGAIAYMDACIANIFATIEHLGIKENTLVVIDADHGETLYDHECWFDHHGLYDCTLHIPLVFVFPRKVPAGKRFSDYVQMKDIAPTILDLLEIETDINFDGRSLTPLFEGKPREQEPEFYITEATWMRKHGWRTPEWKLIHALEPDFHFKPEVELYNLVKDPEENFNIAEEEPEIVRMLEARMQEWIKKREQETGRRNPIFTNLNWHGHGAPFKSSEEAYNTLYIGSPKAAEALQARELQRQRGQEKL